CTTCACTGCCACCTACCCACCTACCTCTTACACGCCTACTCTAACTGTGCGAATTTTCCGACCACTCAACAGCCAGTTCAGCACTCCAGTGCGAttttctttccccttttccCTACCCATTGTCAATTTGCAAAGAACGAAGGACGGGCGGCACAAGTGTGGATCTCGTGACGGCCAAGTAGGccaaaagcaacacacacacacacagacacattacACAGCAACAGTGATACGGTAatgcaaaaatgtttgttgtgttgttgttttacggTGGTGCCAGACTTAACTGCATGACACTGACGAGAACGACGACAGCGACACACAGGCACCAccaaccatcaccaccacctacCCTTCAGATGGCGTCACGAGTTTTTCCTAACTGATTGTTGTACCTTTAGCCGCAGTTAAAGAGAGGGAGCGAGataaaggaaaagaaaatgagaaaaaaaacgaacggaacaaaacaacagtatcgtagacaacaacagcagcattaAGCGATGAACCGAAAATACGGACAGTCGTAGTCGTAGACACAACACATTTGTTACACGATGCAACAGCAACGAGAAAACTTGAAATCACAGAAATGCAACCAAACAGAGTCAAATCAATTACAAACTCGCagagttgttttttattttcttgtgtttttttttcttcataatTTTCCACTCCTTTTTCACATCGTTAACTTCGCTTTTCCACCCATTTTCCACGTCACATTTTCATCTTCATTACCACAGTACGTGTGAGTGGGCGTAAGTGTGTATGATTGAGCTTAGCTTTTTTACGAAAATACCGACACCGAAAgaaatcgcacacacacggctCTCGTACCACCATTTCCACGACCTCGTAGGTGCATCGCTGCCTCCCAAAGGCACCAAAGCACGTGCACACGCGGATAACTTCGGATCTTCCCACCTCATTGCATTAGGTCACTGAACGGTAGTGTGCAGTAATTGAACCGCAACTGGAGGAAGAGAGTCCATCACATCCATCGCCGATTGGGATTTGAAAGCAACGACCCGGCCGAGTCGCGggaaaataatgttttcttttgcaaagCAACGAATGGCAAGCACCCGAGCATCGCATTGATCGTAATGGTAGTACTTTGGGTGCGTTTCGCTATTACTAGCATACTTATTCCGGCGAATGCTTCAGCGTTCTCGCTCGGCCTTCTTAACAGGCTGGCGCTGGCAAAGTTCGCACATTAAATAAGCTCGCATTCGCGATTCGATCGGGGCGAATCGGTTTCTGTTCCGTTGAACGCTAAAAATGCGATGCATTTAATCGTGCGTAGCTAAAGGCTAGATCGTTACCGAACCCGCGGTGGCTAATCTAATGTGTGGGATCCCATTTCGGTACCGACCAGAACGTAGCCAATTATCGACAGGCAACGGGCTAACTGCTCCCGAACTGCCACGGCTTTCCGTACAGCCAAAAAGTAGGTCAGCAATCATCAGCCAAGCTAACTAGGTGCTGGATATGGATAGTATCTTTAACGGATGATTAGAGATTAACTACGCGAGGGTTTGCTTTACCTCATGTGCTACAATTTAAAACGGTCTTTTAACAACCGTTTGTACGGATATTCACCCAATATTGCTTTCGATGTTCACCCAACTTTGACTAGGAAAGTTTTCCGGTAAACCTAGTACCAATGATGACCAGTTTTCATAATCTGTGgatattaattttaaactgaaattaagaaaaacaatattgaTCATGTGCAGAAGATTTTACAAAattcatcctttttttttgcttatttgtaGTGCCTGTCTAAAATTCGGCGACAAATATTTACCAATTAaaatttttgcatatttattaCCAATTAAAGTACATGGATTTCGTGTTGAATTTCCAAAACAGGACAGACATGTAACACGAAATCTCTTTTAAaatctgatttttttattctactaCTTATGGTGCTTCTATGCCGCTGCACCAAATTtatacgcctaaatgtatgcaaaccCCTCTTACAATGTATAACTTTCATCACTGTTATACAGCAACCGTCCCCATCGCCTAAAGAAACCCCCAATTTGTCCAACCCAATCCAATTTCTTATTTTCTCCAGacttaatgaaaaaaaacgctccaaaCACTGTCTGAGTGTAAAAATACtttcaaacatattttaaggtttattatttttgttaaaatatatatgtatagTTTTATTTGAAGTACAAACAAACTATCAACGTGGAATCATAAAGTCTAGTACAAGCGAGAAAGCTGATTAATTTAGTAGTTTTAGCTATATTTAGTTAAATTCATAatttaatacacaaaatagaTTGATCATTCATTTTTTAGTACAgatcaaaaaatattttttcaaaaattatttgatattttatcTAAACATAAcaacgaaaacgataactAATGTTCGGATTCTTGACAATACAGAATAAGTTTTACTGTTCTACAATTTGCACTACTGTAGTACATGTTATCTGACATTATCAAAAGAAATTTTGTTGACTGCCAATAGTGCATCATATCAATGTTACGAATATAGGATACACATATAAGAAATTGCATATTCAACAACTTAACTTTGTGGTACCTTATTGAATTTGATCAATGTTAATGTTTATAGCCAACATATcctccaatttcttggcttcgcggatgacatcgacatcatcggcaggacaacgacgaaggtgtgtgaggcgtatacccgactcaaacgcgaagcagcaaaattgaattgagaatcaatgcgacgaaaaCGAAATACCTGCTTGCCGGTGACTCAGACCATCTGGaaagcagtgtattagttgacggcgacaatttcgaggtggtaaaggagttttgccggtctcgtagtacagtcgtcaacttgtacgacttaataacatgtccgtcatgggttcaagccccaaatagaccgtgccgacatacgtaggactgactatcctgctatggggggaatcaataagtcactgaaagcccaACTCCACAAGAAAGTGGTACagaggcaggccttgaccgacaacgattgttgagccaaaagaagaaaaagaagaaaggagTTTTACTATCTCGGGACGGTCattacttcggacaacgacaccagcagcgaaatccggagaTACATTGTGTAGGGGAATCGTgcatactatgggcttcaTCGAGACAGAAGACATCGAGTCCGCACGAAATatgagatatatcgcacattgattcgtcGGAGGATtcgggacgactccgactccgggcggatttagtggttccattttgccggagtcaaaatcggactaacaatagttggactcggatcggagtcgtgagtgcgctccagagagcacatcactaatgcaaacgctctggtCGTGTTGGAACAACGCATCCTCAGGACcagcatcctgacggtggcgaaggctGGTAGGATATGATAGCTGGagcatgtcatgaggatgccggactcatgccccaccaagaaggttttcggcacgatgcgcaggggagcacagcgaactcgatggctggatcagATGAAGCAAAacctgtcggagatcgggtgtctacatggatgggaggTTGCAGCTAGAGACCGAGCTTCCTCGAGAATGATTGTTGGCCAGGCCATGTCTCATCGACGTGCTGTATCGTGAGCATGCCAacaagagatagagagagagtgagagagagagagagagagatagagagagagcgagagggaaagagagagagcgagagggagagagaaagagagagcgagagggaaagagagagagagagagcgagagggagagagagaaagagagagacactTATCAAATTTGTTGGCAACAGCGAAAGTCATAAACTTAAAGGAGGACAAGTTAAAAGCTCACAAGCCGAAAGAAGTTTGTTATCAACGCAGATCCATCAAGTATCAAGCATCGTACTTCCACAAGGACTAGAATAGAAAAGTCATTTAAGACTAACTATAGACTAGCAATAGAAAGATGAAATAGGACGTCACTGTTGAGGCACGATAGGGTATATCCAGGCGATTAGATAAAACATTTGCATACTTAAAAACATGGTTTTAAAACCAACGTAAAACAACGTTCCAGGTCTTGGAAAGATATAAAATACCGTATGGATAATTATGGACAAATGGGTATCAAGTGACCATGAAACCCACTACATGGTCAAGACCTTTGACAAGACCAGTAGTAAAATGGATAATAATAGGATCGGTTCAAGCTGAGCTGTTCGAAGCTATTCGAAGATATCAATAACAGGTTAGGGATatgaaaaacaatcaacaccatacaatatctgctattttttcacaacaaaaaacaaaagcaactgTACTCATTTTATAAGGATGTAAGGGGatgaattgatttattttgtttgttacatGAGCTGCTCATTTTAAATACAATTTACaggaatgtgtttttattaCCTTACCTAATGAAGAGTATTTGCTTCTGCTGTCACGGAACCTTAGGGCGAATATGGgcagtattttttcttctttctctttctctatctctctctatttcaATGGCGCACTGTTAACGCATCACTCACCTACTATTGCAGTTAAATCTCTTTCTGTGTCCTCGCAACTAAAtcctatttacaaaacttATCAAACTTGCTCCGTCCCCACCTGCACTCAATGGAGCGCGGTCTGATTTACCGGCACGCTCTTCCTGTAGCGCAGCAAATTCAGATCGTTAAAGTTCTGGTTGAGCTTCGGGACAAAGATCGGAGATCCGCTCGCACCGTACTGTGGTCGGGATCCGAGCGATGGAGGAAATGATTTTTCACCATTATTTAGCGCAAAGAACGGCTGCGACGGCTTGCCCTGCTGCAGGATGGTGCTGTGGCCGAACGTCGACTGCTTGGTGAACAGACCATGGCCAAAAGGCATATTTTGCGTGTTAAACACGCTCAGCGGGTTGGAGGTGGTTGCTGTTGGGGGCAACACCGGCCCCAGCGGCTTGTACGGGACCGGTAGTACGACCGACGGGTGGTAGTATGCGTTACCGTGCAGCGTGTCATACGGAACGGTCGGGCGCAGATGGCTCTGGGTGGCTAGCTGTCCGCTGGGAATGGCCACACCGTCGATGCGTAGGATGCGTGTGTTGAACTCGTTGGCGTCGAGGTTTTTCAAGAAGAAGCGATGGAACTTGGACGTCAGCACGTACAGTGCCGTACCGTCGCGGTCCGGTGTACGAAGATCGGCAGCAAACTGGATTTTCTCTTGATCTTGCGCAAGGATCCTAGAAGGTGTCGGAAAGGGAATAATGTAAACGTCTAGCTGTCAAGTGCTTCCTGCGCCAGGGATGCTTACTGATGCTCGTTCGTTCGTGGATTCCAAGATGCGACGGCCGTCTCGGACAGTGGTGCGTAGAAGATAGTGCCACCACGAGGAGAAGCGCCCAGTCCAATGCCTTGGGAAGACTTGCGTCCCACCAGCTTCACCGGCAGATCCTTTCCGAATGGCAGCGGACCAGCACGCAGCGCAGCCGTGGTGACGGAGAAAATGCTACACACACAAGGAGGTAAGAAAGTTCCAACtttaaaacacgcacacacacgatcgaacGAATCGATGGTACGTCATCTTACCGATCAGTGGCCAACGGTTGGAAGTACACGATGCCAGCCTCCATATCGAATGCCAGGCCCACAATACCGTCCATCAGCGTGAACCGGTGCTCCAGAATGGACGATTCGGCAAAGTCCGGATCGGGATACATAGCCGGATGGCTGACGCGCCACGTCAGATCCTTCCCGCTGTCGTACACAACGATGCCCGGTGCAACCGTATCCGTAATGTAGACGAACACATCGTCACAGTTGTTCTCCGGTCGGGACGTCGTCTCGTCCACGATCAGGTTCGTGTACAGCGACTCGCGCCGTACCACCTCGGGCGGAAAATCGATCCGACGCACCACCTGATCGGTGTGCAGATCGTACACCAGAATCTTGGGCGGGCACGTCACCTCAAAGTCTTCCAGCGACCGGGACACGCCAGCATCCAGCGCCCACAGTCGATTGCACGAGTCAATGCGCAGCCGGTACACCGACACCAGCCCAATGTCGGAGCAGTTGTACTCCTTCGTGGCGGCCCGATGGTGCGTCCAGTCGGGGTAGGCCTGCAGCACCGGTGAGTCACCGTTGGTGCCGCGCGGAATGCTCGACACGGTCGCCGGCACGCCCGAAAACAGGCGCGGGGTGGCGATGAAAATGCGATCGTACCCCACCTCCAGCCCGGTGGCGACGACGTTTTCCGGGTTGTAGAACTCCTTACTGGCGGCCGGATAGTCCCACGGGAAGTTGAAGTTGAGCAGGTTCCACTGCTTCACGACCTCCATCTTGTGCGAACCACCGACGGCCTGGCCGGGCCGGGCGATGGCAACCAGCACACCGCTGCACACGACCGCCAGCAGACACCAGCGATGCATTTCTGAACAGCTGCAAACGGGAAAGAGATTGGAAGTCGATTACATCACAACAGCAGTGTGCAGCACCAGCGCTCCAGCGTTGACCACGAACCGCGCCGAGCGATCGTTTCACTTTCAAAGGTGGATGTCGATCTGATCGAGAGCGCCCCCTTTGCTGGCACACAGGCAAATGCATTTTTCGCATCGCATTACGAACGTGCGAGGAAtgaaacagaaagaaaacCCACCCGGGCTAATAACCCGATAGCGTGTGCATGATCGCGAGGCAAATGTCAATCGTTTCGATCTCCGGAATGCTTGTCGCATAAACGGGAATGTCCGTAGCGAGTGTCGCACGTTGGCTTTAATTTAATACTGTTGTGCGTTACGTTTGATTTAAAGCTCGTGCTAtaacttttacttttttacgtttgtttttttttaagcaatACTAGAAATATCTCGGAAAACACCAAAGTTGTACAAGCGACTCGTTCGGCTTATAATACAAACTTTTATTTCCCCCTGGTGTTGCTGCCAGTTAATT
This is a stretch of genomic DNA from Anopheles merus strain MAF chromosome 2R, AmerM5.1, whole genome shotgun sequence. It encodes these proteins:
- the LOC121590028 gene encoding major royal jelly protein 1, whose amino-acid sequence is MHRWCLLAVVCSGVLVAIARPGQAVGGSHKMEVVKQWNLLNFNFPWDYPAASKEFYNPENVVATGLEVGYDRIFIATPRLFSGVPATVSSIPRGTNGDSPVLQAYPDWTHHRAATKEYNCSDIGLVSVYRLRIDSCNRLWALDAGVSRSLEDFEVTCPPKILVYDLHTDQVVRRIDFPPEVVRRESLYTNLIVDETTSRPENNCDDVFVYITDTVAPGIVVYDSGKDLTWRVSHPAMYPDPDFAESSILEHRFTLMDGIVGLAFDMEAGIVYFQPLATDRIFSVTTAALRAGPLPFGKDLPVKLVGRKSSQGIGLGASPRGGTIFYAPLSETAVASWNPRTNEHQILAQDQEKIQFAADLRTPDRDGTALYVLTSKFHRFFLKNLDANEFNTRILRIDGVAIPSGQLATQSHLRPTVPYDTLHGNAYYHPSVVLPVPYKPLGPVLPPTATTSNPLSVFNTQNMPFGHGLFTKQSTFGHSTILQQGKPSQPFFALNNGEKSFPPSLGSRPQYGASGSPIFVPKLNQNFNDLNLLRYRKSVPVNQTALH